The genomic stretch TAATTATCCCTATCCGGATACAGCATGGAATATATACAACACCCATCTGAGTGTTATTAATTCTCCCGACAGTGGCGGGCTGTCTTGTGATTATCAGCCTTTCAGTGTGTACCTCCCTGGGTGCCGAACCTATCTGGGTTTACCCAATAATCCTGATTATACCTTAGGTCCGGTTATCGGAAGTTCCTGTGATACGCTTTCAATTGGGATCGGAGAAAATGAATCGACTGAACAACTAGTAGTTTCACCCAACCCTTTTAGAGATCAATTTACAGTGAGACCGATTTATGGTGTTTTTTCAGCAAATACGAATTATGAAATGTATGACATGCTTTTTAAGAAAGTGGGAGAAGGAAGAATTGAAGCCGAAAACAATGCGATGATTCGTGCAGAGAATTTGTTGCCGGGGGTTTATTTGCTGAAATTATTTTCCGGAGCTAAACCCTTCCGGGTCAAAATTGTTAAAGCGGAATAATTAACAAATTTATCTGCGAACTATGTTTATAATAATCTTTCAGAAGAGTATGATAGTCTCATTCAATAATTGATTTGAAGAGTAACAGATTTTTCCAATAGGCAGTACTACTGAGTTGCTAAATAACAATATAAACTGTTTTTTATATAGCAGATGCTATAGTTTTCTCCACCACCTCCGGAAAATGTTCCGCTTCCAGTGTTGCAATTTTTTCGGCTATGCGTTGCGGTGAGTCGGATTTCTCCAATGCAACTTTGAACTGCGCGATGATATCCCCTTCATCATACCGCTCATTCACATAATGAATGGTAATGCCGGTTTCAGTTTCACGGGCTTCGGCAACGGCTTCGTGTACATGCATGCCATGCATTCCTTTACCGCCGAACTTAGGCAGGAGTGCAGGGTGGAGGTTGATGATGCGTTTCGGATAGGCGTCAACGATAGCTTTTGGAATGAGGCGCAGATACCCCGCCAGCACGATAAAGGTGATGCCCTGATCCTGAAATAATTTCAGTAATGCCTGTTCGTCCTTACGGAGTTCATTCGTGAGATGGATGGCCGGGACCTTGTGCGCCCGGGCTATGTCGTAAACCCCAGCCGTTGCGCGGTCGCATGCTATGAGGCGTATGCGAGCGGATGGGTGATGTTTGAAGTATTGGCAGAGACGATCCGCGTTGCTTCCCTTTCCCGATGCCAGTATGGCGATTTGCTCCATGATGCAAAGCAATGAAGCTTGATGTCAATTCCAAAATGCGACGACTTAGTTTTTTCATAATTAGTTGGTGAGTATTGATTTGATAACAGTTACAATATGAACGTTGTTCTGAACGATATAGCTTGCAGTCGCTTTCTCGGCCGTATCCGCCTTCGCCCTCGGACCTACAATCAGGAAGATCACTGATATGAGGATGAGCACAGCAATGAAGATTCTTTTGTGATTGTGCTGGTGTTTCTTCATAGTATTTTCTTTGTTGAAGGCAAGATAGAGCCGCATCCACTTTTTAGTCATCTCCCTTTGATGAATGCAGTCTCACGGATGGTGAAAATGGAATTAGCAGGTACGAACGGAGGATTTAATGATGTGTAGGCTTGCAGTTACAAGAATTAGCTTCTTATCCCTTCGTCGAAGAAGGGGAGCGTCCGGATAAGTGCCGGAGGAATGGAAAACCGGAAGGGAAATCCCTCATCTTTTGCATTAAAATGAGAGTAGATTTTTTTCCTTGCTGATGAGGAAGGAGTAAAGAAGAGGAGTCGGGTTTAATGGTATATGATGATTTTGCCATTCCTTCTATCATCGACTTCGCAGAATCATGAAAATAAGCCGATTAGGAGCACGTTTTAATTCAGCCAGCTGATTTTGGGCCAGATTTGGAGCAGCAAAGATCGATTATTTATTTTACAAGTAACAGATATTCAATGAAATACATCAGACTTTAACCGAACGCACAATAATTTGAACTAACGTATGCCCTATACTAAATTTTTATATTTTAGTCCTACCTAAAAATCAACCCAATGGTTAAGCCTCTAAAAAATGAAAAATGGAAAGTGATCAATTTCAGCAAGGGTATTTTTCGCTGCGAATATGCCGTTTCCGATCACGGACGACTTGTAAGTTATACCTCCAGTATTCAGGATGGTAATCTTTTGAAAGGAACCCTTATGGGAGGTTATCCGACTTTAAAATTAAAACCGGAAGGGCGGAACATGACCTTGTTTATTCACCGTTTAGTGGCCGAGGCTTTTATTCCGAAAAGAAGCGAAAAATACGAGTTTGTCATTCACCTGAATTACAATAAAGAAGACAACCATGTCCGCAACCTGCGTTGGTCGACCAAGGAAGATATGGAAAAGCACCAGCAGAAAAGTCCTGCCGTCCTGGCCTATCGATCCGTC from Bacteroidota bacterium encodes the following:
- a CDS encoding HNH endonuclease encodes the protein MVKPLKNEKWKVINFSKGIFRCEYAVSDHGRLVSYTSSIQDGNLLKGTLMGGYPTLKLKPEGRNMTLFIHRLVAEAFIPKRSEKYEFVIHLNYNKEDNHVRNLRWSTKEDMEKHQQKSPAVLAYRSVNRKKGHKLTDVVVKKIKQMINDKKRVKTMKQIADHFDISEMQLYRIKSGENWGHVKA
- a CDS encoding phosphoribosylglycinamide formyltransferase; the protein is MEQIAILASGKGSNADRLCQYFKHHPSARIRLIACDRATAGVYDIARAHKVPAIHLTNELRKDEQALLKLFQDQGITFIVLAGYLRLIPKAIVDAYPKRIINLHPALLPKFGGKGMHGMHVHEAVAEARETETGITIHYVNERYDEGDIIAQFKVALEKSDSPQRIAEKIATLEAEHFPEVVEKTIASAI